From the Alloalcanivorax dieselolei B5 genome, one window contains:
- the pqqA gene encoding pyrroloquinoline quinone precursor peptide PqqA encodes MWTKPSYVDMRIGFEVTMYISNR; translated from the coding sequence ATGTGGACCAAACCCAGCTATGTGGACATGCGCATCGGCTTTGAAGTCACCATGTACATTTCCAATCGCTGA
- the pqqC gene encoding pyrroloquinoline-quinone synthase PqqC produces the protein MSELASALPLSRAEFEQALRDKGRYYHIHHPYHVAMYEGRASRRQIQGWVANRYYYQVNIPVKDAAILANCRDRDVRREWVQRIHDHDGAAGGEGGIEAWVRLGEAVGLSAEEIRSQEHVLPGVRFAVDAYVQFARTASWQEAACSSLTELFAPRIHQSRLDSWPRHYPWIGEDGYHYFRNRMGEARRDVEHGLRITLDHFTTREAQRRALDILQFKLDILWTMLDAMSMAYELERPPYHTVTDEGVWHRGLQQ, from the coding sequence ATGAGCGAGCTGGCCTCCGCCCTGCCACTGAGCCGCGCCGAGTTCGAACAGGCGCTGCGCGACAAGGGCCGTTACTACCACATCCATCATCCTTATCACGTGGCCATGTATGAGGGCCGCGCCAGCCGCCGGCAAATCCAGGGCTGGGTGGCGAACCGGTATTACTATCAGGTGAATATTCCGGTGAAGGACGCCGCCATCCTCGCCAACTGCCGGGATCGGGATGTCCGCCGCGAATGGGTGCAGCGTATTCATGACCACGATGGCGCCGCCGGCGGCGAAGGCGGCATCGAAGCCTGGGTCCGCCTGGGCGAGGCGGTGGGCCTGAGCGCCGAAGAAATACGCTCCCAGGAACATGTGCTGCCCGGGGTGCGCTTCGCGGTGGACGCCTACGTGCAGTTCGCCCGCACCGCCAGTTGGCAGGAGGCGGCCTGTTCGTCCCTGACCGAGCTGTTCGCGCCGCGGATTCACCAGTCGCGGCTGGACAGCTGGCCCCGGCATTATCCGTGGATCGGCGAGGATGGATATCACTACTTCCGCAACCGCATGGGCGAGGCACGGCGGGACGTGGAACACGGCCTGCGCATCACGCTGGATCATTTCACCACCCGCGAGGCCCAACGGCGGGCGTTGGACATTCTGCAGTTCAAGCTGGATATTCTGTGGACCATGCTCGACGCCATGAGCATGGCCTACGAACTTGAACGGCCGCCCTACCATACCGTCACCGATGAAGGCGTCTGGCATCGGGGGTTGCAGCAATGA
- the pqqD gene encoding pyrroloquinoline quinone biosynthesis peptide chaperone PqqD: MSAPHQDAIPLLRRGFRLQWEPAQQTHVLLYPEGMVKLNESAAQILTLVNGERSVADIVATLHQRFPEVPDLEADVLDFLEAAHGNHWLTER; the protein is encoded by the coding sequence ATGAGCGCACCACATCAGGACGCCATTCCACTGTTGCGCCGGGGCTTCCGTCTGCAATGGGAACCGGCGCAACAGACCCATGTGCTGCTGTACCCGGAAGGCATGGTAAAACTGAACGAGAGCGCCGCCCAGATTCTCACGCTGGTGAACGGCGAGCGCAGCGTCGCGGACATTGTCGCCACTTTGCATCAGCGCTTCCCGGAGGTACCGGATCTGGAAGCGGACGTGTTGGATTTTCTCGAGGCCGCCCATGGTAACCACTGGCTCACCGAACGCTGA
- the pqqB gene encoding pyrroloquinoline quinone biosynthesis protein PqqB, translated as MHIRILGSAAGGGFPQWNCQCANCAGLRQGTIDAVPRTQSSIALSDDGEHWILCNTSPDIRAQLESTPELRRTDGKRGTAIGAIVLMDSQIDHTTGLLMLREGCPHEVWCTEMVHQDLCSGFPLFRILDHWNGGLRWNPIPLAGEFRIPCCPGLSLTPIPLRSAAPPYSPHRNDPHPGDNIGLLVEDADGKRLFYAPGLGQVDAELRALMASADCLLVDGTFWREDEMRHAGVGTKPASEMGHLPQSGPGGMLELLASLPEPQRRILIHINNTNPILDHGSEERARVERQGVEVAYDGMAIRL; from the coding sequence ATGCATATCCGAATTCTCGGCTCGGCGGCCGGCGGCGGCTTTCCCCAGTGGAACTGCCAGTGCGCCAATTGCGCCGGGCTGCGCCAGGGCACCATCGACGCGGTGCCCCGTACCCAGTCTTCCATCGCGCTGTCCGACGACGGCGAGCACTGGATTCTGTGTAATACCTCGCCGGACATTCGCGCCCAATTGGAAAGCACGCCGGAACTGCGGCGGACGGACGGCAAACGCGGTACCGCCATCGGTGCCATCGTGCTGATGGACAGCCAGATCGATCACACCACCGGCCTGCTGATGTTACGCGAGGGCTGCCCCCATGAGGTCTGGTGTACCGAGATGGTCCATCAGGATCTGTGCTCTGGCTTTCCACTGTTCCGCATTCTGGATCACTGGAACGGTGGGCTGCGCTGGAACCCGATTCCGTTGGCCGGTGAGTTCCGCATCCCCTGCTGTCCGGGTCTGAGCCTCACGCCGATCCCGCTGCGCAGCGCGGCACCGCCCTATTCTCCGCACCGTAATGATCCCCACCCCGGCGACAACATCGGCCTGCTGGTGGAGGACGCTGACGGCAAGCGCCTGTTCTATGCGCCCGGCCTTGGCCAGGTGGACGCCGAACTGCGCGCCCTGATGGCCAGTGCCGATTGCCTGTTGGTGGACGGCACTTTCTGGCGCGAGGATGAAATGCGCCACGCCGGCGTCGGCACCAAACCGGCCAGCGAAATGGGCCACCTGCCGCAGAGCGGCCCGGGCGGCATGCTGGAACTGCTGGCCAGTCTGCCGGAACCCCAACGCCGGATACTCATCCATATCAATAACACCAATCCGATCCTCGACCACGGCTCCGAGGAGCGCGCCCGGGTGGAACGCCAGGGGGTCGAGGTGGCCTACGATGGAATGGCGATTCGATTATGA
- a CDS encoding putative solute-binding protein gives MAFGGGIGLHPVQDKREYEMMMQDARLTLRGKGYYSADMLTLERKVRCKLDPNRGECVNPVE, from the coding sequence TTGGCATTCGGGGGCGGTATTGGATTACATCCGGTCCAGGATAAACGCGAGTACGAGATGATGATGCAGGATGCCCGTTTGACCCTGCGCGGGAAGGGGTATTACAGCGCGGATATGTTGACCCTGGAACGCAAGGTGCGCTGCAAGCTGGACCCCAATCGGGGGGAGTGCGTCAATCCGGTGGAATAG